CATCATCGTCGATTACCTCAATAAGATGCTTCGGGAAATGGGGCGCTGAGCCATGAGACTGATAAAGACGGCCTTGCTTGTCCTTGCCGGGTGTGCGTTCGCCATAACGGCGGTTTATGCCGAGGTTACCGTCAGGGTCAAGGACATAGCGTTCATCGACGGCCTGAAGGAAAACCAGGTCTTCGGCTTCGGCCTGGTGATGGGCCTGCAGGGCACGGGCGACTCGCAGTCGGTGCTAACCCAGTCGGCGCTTAAAAACCTTCTAAAAAACGTCGGCATACTGGAGGATGAAATTATTAAGTCTAAGAACACCGCCGCGGTGCTCGTTACCGGAAAACTCCCTCCCTTCGTCAGGGTGGGCGACAAGATAAGCGTTTCGGTTTCGTCGATCGGCGACGCGAAGTCGCTCGAGGGCGGGGTTCTCGTGCAGTCGCCGCTTCGCGGCGCCGACAACGCCATTTACGCGGTAGCGCAGGGAACGCTCTCGTTCGACGAGCCCGCGCGCGGGCGCAAAAGTGTGAAGACCGCGGCGCGAATAATAAGCGGCGGCATCGTGGAGCGCGAGATCGAACCTGAAATAGTGGTGGAGAACGGCGTGTCGCTCGTAATGAAGAACTGGGACTTCTTCGAGGCCGATCAGATCATCAAAGCGATCGCGGAAAAGTATCCGGGAGCGAACCCGACCATGGCAAAGGGCGGCAAGATACGGCTGTCCCTGCCGGAGAACGTGGCCTTCGCCGAGTTCATCTCCACGGTGGAAAAC
The DNA window shown above is from Spirochaetota bacterium and carries:
- a CDS encoding flagellar basal body P-ring protein FlgI, whose product is MRLIKTALLVLAGCAFAITAVYAEVTVRVKDIAFIDGLKENQVFGFGLVMGLQGTGDSQSVLTQSALKNLLKNVGILEDEIIKSKNTAAVLVTGKLPPFVRVGDKISVSVSSIGDAKSLEGGVLVQSPLRGADNAIYAVAQGTLSFDEPARGRKSVKTAARIISGGIVEREIEPEIVVENGVSLVMKNWDFFEADQIIKAIAEKYPGANPTMAKGGKIRLSLPENVAFAEFISTVENIEITPGNRARVVVNEKDGTIVMGGDVRISEAVVSKDGVTIRVEKSKDKGSDKASVAHIKASSTVKDLVDSLNFIGAPTRDIISILKALKDAGALHAELIVR